A window of Zingiber officinale cultivar Zhangliang chromosome 5A, Zo_v1.1, whole genome shotgun sequence contains these coding sequences:
- the LOC121983090 gene encoding uncharacterized protein LOC121983090, translating to MLGFQEHQSIGVQFGRLATNGQVIMAVTQILMRRRLTSNHQQKDLVHKSHLGAVSPKFKKKQARSSQKLTTKLHSSLEDSNTNDLEDDLPVDNASKQLVLHNETSSTH from the exons ATGCTTGGATTTCAAGAGCATCAAAGTATCGGAGTTCAGTTTGGAAGGTTAGCGACAAACGGCCAG GTTATAATGGCAGTGACTCAGATTCTGATGAGGAGAAGATTAACATCAAATCATCAGCAGAAGGACCTGGTTCATAAG TCTCATCTTGGTGCTGTTTCTCCGAAATTTAAAAAGAAACAAGCTAGATCATCGCAGAAGTTAACTACCAAACTCCACAGTTCTTTGGAAGACTCCAACACAAATGATTTGGAGGATGATCTACCCGTAGATAATGCTTCAAAGCAATTGGTGCTTCATAATGAGACTtctagtacacattag